The Bombus huntii isolate Logan2020A chromosome 1, iyBomHunt1.1, whole genome shotgun sequence genome contains a region encoding:
- the LOC126868401 gene encoding 28S ribosomal protein S23, mitochondrial, with product MAQSRTERIGTIFTRVKSLLNADVLRPDNLPIWYEIYKAYPPKYEPTFSRKTSTINMQKIFYKEDLIRAKFHKDVSLPIIDMKKDKITETQIFFTIYDCLLQGGVKKEEAYEKALKSYKTIFEPHTLHKNIEHDKEQQT from the exons AGTAAAGTCACTGTTAAATGCAGATGTATTACGTCCTGATAATTTACCAATATGGTATGAGATATACAAAGCCTATCCTCCAAAATATGAACCAACTTTTAGTAGAAAAACATCAACaataaatatgcaaaaaatattttataaggaAGATCTTATAAGAGC aaaatttcACAAAGATGTATCGCTACCTATTATAGATATGAAAAAAGATAAGATTACCGAAACTCAAATCTTTTTCACTATTTATGATTGTTTATTACAG GGTGGtgttaaaaaagaagaggCGTATGAGAAAGCATTGAAGagttataaaacaatttttgaGCCACACACACtacacaaaaatattgaaCATGATAAAGAACAACAAACATAA